CGCCGGCACCGGCTCCGTGGCCTTCGGGCGCGCGGAGGACGGGCGGGTGGAGCGGTGCGGCGGGTGGGGGATGTTCGTGGGCGACGAGGGGAGCGGGTACTCGATCGGCCGCTCCGGCATCATCGCCGCCCTGCGCGCGGCGGACGGGCGCGGGCCCGCCACCACCCTCCTCGCCGAGCTGATGGCGGAGATGGGGGTGGACACCGCCAGCGGGATTCCGCCGTGGGTGGGGCGCGCGGCCAAGGGCGACATCGCCGCGCTCTCCCGCCACGTCGCCGCCGCCGCCGACGCGGGCGACGGCGTGGCGCTGGACGTGCTGCGCCGCGAGGCGGGGGAGCTGGCGCTGCACCCGCGCGCCCTGGCCGAGGTGCTGGGCCCCTGGACGGCACCCGTGTCGGTCGTCTTCCACGGCGGCGTCCTCTCCTCGCCCCTGTACGCGCGCCTGGTGACGGAGGCGCTCGCGGGCGGCCCGCAGGAGCTCCGCGTGCGCCCGCCCGTCGCCGATGCGGTCGCCGGGGCGCTGGCGCTGGCGATGGGCCCTCACCCGGCGGCCTGACAGCCGCCACCCTCTCCCACAAACCGCCGTGGGAGAGGGGGCAACACCGGCGCGGACGGCAGGCGCCGGTGCGGGGGCTGGCACGGGCGGCCACGTGGGGCCGCCCCTACCGGATCCGTGCGCAAACGAGCGGATGCCCGCGCCCGCCCCTCCCCAGGTTGTTTTGGGGGTGGGGCAGCGAGGAACGAGCGGGGTGGGGGCCCGCGCGACGCCCGCTCCCGATCCCCAACCATCCCACCACATCTCATGCGCAACTCGATCCGTCTCGCCGCCGCGCTCGCCCTGCTCACCGCCTGCGCGAACCCGCCGCGCACAGGGCCCGCGCCGGATGCGCCGTACGACCTGCTGATCCGCGGGGGGCGCATCGTCGACGGCACCGGGAGCCCCTGGTACCGCGGCGACGTGGCGGTGCGCGGGGATCGGATCGTGGCCGTGGGGCTCCTGCCGGGAGCACGCGCGCGCGACACCATCGACGCCACGGGGCTCGTCGTGGCGCCGGGGTTCATCGACATGCTGGGGCACTCGGAGTACCCCCTGCTGCGCGACCCGCGCGCCATCTCCAAGATCACGCAGGGCGTGACCACCGAGATCACCGGCGAAGTCACCAGCGTGGTGCCCGTCAACGAGAACACGCTGCGCGAACTGCCCTCCGAGACCCGGCCCCGCGTCACCTGGACCGACCTCGACGGCTACTTCGCGGCGCTGGAGCGCGCCGGGCCCGCCATCAACCTGGGCACATTCGTCACCGTGGGCTCGGTGCGGCGCTACGTGATTGGCGACACGGACCGCCCCGCGACGCCCGCCGAGGTGGAGCAGATGAGGGGGCTCGTGGCCGGCGCGATGCAGCAGGGAGCGATGGGGCTCTCCAGCGGCCTCATCTACGCCCCGGCATCGTACGCCAGCACCGAGGAGGTGACCGAGCTGGCGCGGGTGGCGGCGCGCTACGGCGGCGGGTACGCGTCGCACATCCGCTCCGAGGGCGACCGGCTGGTGGACGCGATCAACGAGGCGATCGCCATCGGCGAAGGAGCGGGGACGTGGGTGCAGATCCACCACCTCAAGGCGTCCGGCCGTGCCAACTGGGGGAAGATGCGCCCCGCCGTCGCCGCCATCGAAGCCGCCCGCTCCCGCGGCGTGGACGTGACGGCGGACCAGTACCCGTACATCGCTTCGGGGACCGGGCTGGACGCCACCATCCCCAACTGGGCGCACGCGGGCGGCACCGACTCGCTCCTCGCCCGCCTGCGCGACCCCGTCACCCGCGCCCGCCTGCGCACCGAGCTCACCAGCGGCGGCACGGACTGGCGGATCGGCACCTCGGCCGGCGGCCCCAGCGGCGTGATGATCGCCTCCGTGGGCGCGGACTCGCTGCGCCGCTACCAGGGGATGCGCCTCAACCAGGTGGCGGAGGCGCGCGGCCAGGAAGTGGTCGACGCCCTCTTCGACGTCCTGCTGGCGGACCGGGCCCGCACGGCCGCCATCTACTTCTCCATGTCCGAGGAGGACCTGGAGTGGGCGATGAAGCAGCCGTGGGTGAGCGTGGGGATGGACGCCGGCGCCCGCGCCGCGGATTCCACGGTGACCAGCCGCCCGCACCCGCGCGCGTACGGCACCTTTCCGCGCATCCTCTGCCGCTACGTGCGCGAACGCCAGGTGATCACGCTGGAAGACGCCGTGCGCAAGTTCACCGCGCTCCCCGCATCGCGCGTCGGGCTGGCGGACCGCGGCGTGGTGAAGGCCGGGATGTACGCCGACCTCACCCTCTTCGACCCCGCCACCGTCTGCGACCGCGCCACATTCGAGAACCCCGTCCAGACCTCGATCGGCATCCGCCACGTCCTCGTCAACGGCACCCCCGTGGTGCGCAACGGCGCGGTGACCGGGGCGCGGTCCGGCCGCGGGCTTCGGCGCGGCGCGGGCAGGTGACCGATCCCTCGTAGGGGCGCGATTCATCGCGCCCGCCCTTTCCATTCCTCGAAAGATGCCTTTCCCGCGGGTGCCGGCGTAGGGGCAGCCCCATGTGGCTGCCCGTGCTATCCCCTGCGCCGCAGCCCGCCAACAGCGCCCAACCGACGGGTCGCTACGAGGGTGCGGGCTCTCACCCGCACCCCGCGCTCGCTGTCCCATTCGCTCCTGATCTACACCCGCCCACCCAATCATGCGCCCCACCACGACGTGGCGGATCATTGCCCTGCCGCTCTCCCTTCTTGTTTTGTGCGCCCCAACTGCCGCAGCCCAGGTTCGGGGCTCCGTTGTCGACAGCCTGGGGAACGCCGTCCCCGCTGCCAGCGTGGAACTGTGGAGCGGCTTGCGGCGCGTTCGGGAGACGCGAACCGACGCGCAAGGTGCCTTTCAACTCGAGACCGACCGCGCCTCGCCTCCAACCGGGCTGTTCGTGCGGCGGATCGGGTTCGAGGACAGCTCGCTCGCGATTCGCAGCGATACGAGTGTCGTGATCGCGCTTCGCGCGACGGCCTTGCGACTGTCGGGGATCGTTGTGACGGCCGGGAAGCGCGTCTGTCCGAATCGCGAGGATCCAGCGGCGCGGGCTCTTTGGGAGTCGATGCGGGCGCGGTACTCGGCGCTCTCGGGAACAGGTTACTTTCACTCCCTCGGCACCCGAGTCCGCACGACTGTGCCGTTTGAACAGATCGAAGAGGTTGGGGAGGTGGAACCGCAAGAACGCACCTGGCAGTACTCAGGCACACCAACCTGGAGCGTGTGGCGAGACATCATCGGCCGGGACGGATATGCGATGCGGATCAACGGAGGAATGGGGGAGGCGTATGCTTTCTGGTTCTATGCACCCCTCCAGCTGGCGACCGCACAGCACTTTGTGGAGTCGCAGTTCGCTGAGCTGCATACGATCAGCATCGTGAGTACCGGCCGCGGCGAGACGGTTCTCGGCTTCTGCTCGCACCCGGGCAACGGGCGCACTCGAACGCGGCTCGAAGGGATTCTGACGCTGTCCGCCGCGCGTGAGCTGATTCGTGCCAGGTGGCGGTATCTCACACCGACCTTGAACGAGGACGCGGGTTCGGAAGTAGAGTTCCTGCCCCCTGGTACCGTCTCTGGCGCGCTGCTCCTTCCGTGATCGTACCGCTACTGGCGGCGAACGAACCGGGGGCGCTTCTTCGTGCAGCAGCAGACTTTTTCCGAGTGGCGCATTTTACCGGATCGAACGCCTCCCGTGATGCCTGCGCGACGCGATGACTGACGACACGGCCGGGTGGTTGCATAGGCGCGGGCCCACCCCCGCACCCGTGCACCGATGCCGCGCTCGCTCCTGATCTACAATCCCGCCGCCGGCCAGCGCTGGCGGCACCCCTCGCCCGCCTCCGTGCTCCGCGAGCTGGAGCGCCGCGGCTGGACGGCGGAGCTCCTCGTCACCGAGGGACAGGACCACGCCACGCACCTCGTGCGCGAGCATCTGTCGCCGGAAGTGGAGGCGGTGTGGGTCTGCGGCGGCGACGGGACGCTGGGGCAGGCCGCCACGGCGCTGGTGGGGAGCGGGGTCCCGCTCGGCATCCTCCCCACCGGCACGGTGAACGTCATCGCGGCGGATTGCGGCATCCCGAACGGCCCTGGCCCGGCCCTGGACGCGCTCACCCGCCGTCCGGGGCGGCGCGCGTTTCGGACGTGGCGGGTGGGCGAGCGGGCGGCGCTGCTCGGGCTGGGAGTGGGCTTCGAGGCGCGGGTGATGGAGCGCGTGTCGCTGGGGATGAAGCGGACGCTCGGCTTCCCCGCCATCGGCGCGCGGGGGGTGCTGGAGTGGGCGCGCTACGAATTCCCCGCGTTGCGCGTGTCCGGCGAAGACGGCGACGGGCACCCGTTCGATCTCCCCGCAACGCAGGCGCTCGCCACGATCACGCGCCGCTTTGGCGGCACCCACACCGTCGCCCCCGCCGCGGATCCCGAGGACGGGTGCATCGATCTCGTCCTCTTCAGCGGCCGCTCGCGGGCGAGGATGGCGGGTTTCTGGCTCGGCGTCCAGCTTCCCGGCACCGCCCACCTGCGCATCCCCGGCGTCCGCACCCTGCGCGCCCGCCGCCTCCGCGTCACCGCCGCCGACGGCTCCGCCGTCATCGCGCACCTCAACGGCGACCCCGTCGAGCACACCCCCTTCGCCGCCGACCCGTGGGGCCCCGTCCAGATCCTGGTCCCGCCTCGATAAACCGCCCCCGCTGTCGATAAGAGGTTGGTGCGGAAGGCAGGGGTTGCGATGGGGCAGGCGGTGGGCGGCGGTCGCGGTGGGGGCGAGGGCGGGCGCGATGGATCGCGCCCATACGATGGCATCCGCGTAGTGCCCGCCCCCTCTCCAGATAACAGCGAGGGCGCAGCCCTCTCCCGTTATCGGGAGAGGGGGCAGCGAGGAACGAGCGGGGGTGAGGGCCCCCCCGATTCCAGCGGCCGAATCAGGACGACAGCGCCGCCCCGGCATGTTAGACTGTCCGCATGACGCTGACCCACGACGAGATGATGGCGCGCTTCTACGGGCGCGACCGCACGGCCAACGGGCGCTTCCTCACCGGCGTGCTGACGACGGGGATCTACTGCCTACCCTCGTGCACGGCGCGCAAGCCGCGGCCGGAGAACGTCCGCTTCTTCGGCAGCGAGGACGAGGCGCGCACCGCCGGCCTGCGCCCCTGCCGCCGCTGCCGCCCGGACCACTTCTACCAGGAATACGATCCGGACCTCCACCTCCTCGCCACGCTGGTATCCGAGGTCCGGCGCGGACCCGCCGCATTCGGCGATGCCGCCGCGCTCGTCTCCGCCTCCGGGATCGGCGCGACGAAGCTGAATGCGCTCTTCCGCCGCCATCATCACACCACGCCCGCCGCCTTCCTGGCCCGCGAGCGCGTCCGCGCCGCCTGCCGCGTGCTCTCCGAGGGCGAAGGAACGACGGGGGCGGCGTACGCGGCGGGGTTCGAGAGCCTCTCCGCCTTCCACGAGAACTTCCGCCGCCACACCGCCCTCACCCCCGGCGAGTACCGCCGCCTGGGAAGCTCGGACGGGTTCACGCTCACCCTCCCCGACGACTTCCAGGGTGGCTACGCGCTGCGCGTGATCGGGCGCGACGCGGAAAGCGCGGTGGAGCGGGTGGAGGGCGGCACCGCGTACAAGGCCGTGCGCCTCGCCGGCCGCCCCGCGGTGCTGGTGATGGAGGTCGCGGACGGCCGCGTCCGCTGCCGCGTGGAAGCCGCGCACGAGCCCGATTCCGAGACGATGCGCCAGGCCCACGCCATCTCGCTGCGGCTCCTGGGTCTCACGATGGACCCCGCGCCATTCGAGCGCCGGCTGACGGAGAACCCGGCGCTCCTTCCGCTGATCGAGGGGCGCCGCGGCCTGCGCATTCCGCAGACGGCCGATGCGTTCGAGGGAATCGTGTGGGCGATTGCCGGGCAGCAGGTCAACCTCCCCTTCGCCTACGCGCTGCGCCGCGACCTGGCGCGGCTGTGTGGCGAGCCGGCCGGCCGCGGGCTCCGCGCGCACCCCACGGCCGAGGCGGTGGCGGCGCTCGGCTACGACGACCTCACCGCGCTCCGCTTTTCGCGCCGCAAGGCCGAGTACCTGGTGGACACCGCGCGCCTGGTCGTAACCGGAGAGCTGCCGCTGGACAGCTTCGCGGACGTCCCCGCCACGGAGGTGGAGCGTCGGCTGGGGGCGGTGCGCGGCTTCGGGCCGTGGAGCGTGCACTACTTCATGATGCGCGCGTGCGGCTTCGCGGACTGCGTCCCGGTGGGCGACACGGGGCTCTCCACCGGCCTGATGAACTTCTTCGGGATGGACCATCGGCCGGGCGCGGACGAGGTGCGGTCGCTGATGGAGCCCTTTGCCCCCTTTCGCAGCCTGGCGACCTTTCACCTCTGGATGAGCCTGGGAGACCCCGCATGAGCCTCTTCGCGACGTGCATCGACACCCCCATCGGCGCCCTGGTCGCGCTGGTGGACGAAGACGGCGCCCTCGCGCGCCTCCTCTTCCCCCACCAGCCCGTGCCCGACGGCGTGGCGCGGGACGACGCCCGCTGCGCCCCCACGGCCGCGCAGCTCGCCGAGTACTTCCGGGGGGAGCGCCGCAGCTTCGACCTGGCGCTCGCCCCGCGCGGCACCGACTTCCAGC
This genomic window from Longimicrobium sp. contains:
- a CDS encoding BadF/BadG/BcrA/BcrD ATPase family protein, with translation METFAGVDGGGTRTTLVLADGSGREILRRVGGAGLVDPRDPLASAALVADLVRGAMAEAGLSQAPAALCAGLAGVGNETERLAVENALAAEGVAGRVRIVTDGEIALEGALGGGAGVLIIAGTGSVAFGRAEDGRVERCGGWGMFVGDEGSGYSIGRSGIIAALRAADGRGPATTLLAELMAEMGVDTASGIPPWVGRAAKGDIAALSRHVAAAADAGDGVALDVLRREAGELALHPRALAEVLGPWTAPVSVVFHGGVLSSPLYARLVTEALAGGPQELRVRPPVADAVAGALALAMGPHPAA
- a CDS encoding D-aminoacylase, whose translation is MRNSIRLAAALALLTACANPPRTGPAPDAPYDLLIRGGRIVDGTGSPWYRGDVAVRGDRIVAVGLLPGARARDTIDATGLVVAPGFIDMLGHSEYPLLRDPRAISKITQGVTTEITGEVTSVVPVNENTLRELPSETRPRVTWTDLDGYFAALERAGPAINLGTFVTVGSVRRYVIGDTDRPATPAEVEQMRGLVAGAMQQGAMGLSSGLIYAPASYASTEEVTELARVAARYGGGYASHIRSEGDRLVDAINEAIAIGEGAGTWVQIHHLKASGRANWGKMRPAVAAIEAARSRGVDVTADQYPYIASGTGLDATIPNWAHAGGTDSLLARLRDPVTRARLRTELTSGGTDWRIGTSAGGPSGVMIASVGADSLRRYQGMRLNQVAEARGQEVVDALFDVLLADRARTAAIYFSMSEEDLEWAMKQPWVSVGMDAGARAADSTVTSRPHPRAYGTFPRILCRYVRERQVITLEDAVRKFTALPASRVGLADRGVVKAGMYADLTLFDPATVCDRATFENPVQTSIGIRHVLVNGTPVVRNGAVTGARSGRGLRRGAGR
- a CDS encoding carboxypeptidase-like regulatory domain-containing protein; this encodes MRPTTTWRIIALPLSLLVLCAPTAAAQVRGSVVDSLGNAVPAASVELWSGLRRVRETRTDAQGAFQLETDRASPPTGLFVRRIGFEDSSLAIRSDTSVVIALRATALRLSGIVVTAGKRVCPNREDPAARALWESMRARYSALSGTGYFHSLGTRVRTTVPFEQIEEVGEVEPQERTWQYSGTPTWSVWRDIIGRDGYAMRINGGMGEAYAFWFYAPLQLATAQHFVESQFAELHTISIVSTGRGETVLGFCSHPGNGRTRTRLEGILTLSAARELIRARWRYLTPTLNEDAGSEVEFLPPGTVSGALLLP
- a CDS encoding diacylglycerol kinase family protein, whose product is MPRSLLIYNPAAGQRWRHPSPASVLRELERRGWTAELLVTEGQDHATHLVREHLSPEVEAVWVCGGDGTLGQAATALVGSGVPLGILPTGTVNVIAADCGIPNGPGPALDALTRRPGRRAFRTWRVGERAALLGLGVGFEARVMERVSLGMKRTLGFPAIGARGVLEWARYEFPALRVSGEDGDGHPFDLPATQALATITRRFGGTHTVAPAADPEDGCIDLVLFSGRSRARMAGFWLGVQLPGTAHLRIPGVRTLRARRLRVTAADGSAVIAHLNGDPVEHTPFAADPWGPVQILVPPR
- a CDS encoding Ada metal-binding domain-containing protein, translated to MTLTHDEMMARFYGRDRTANGRFLTGVLTTGIYCLPSCTARKPRPENVRFFGSEDEARTAGLRPCRRCRPDHFYQEYDPDLHLLATLVSEVRRGPAAFGDAAALVSASGIGATKLNALFRRHHHTTPAAFLARERVRAACRVLSEGEGTTGAAYAAGFESLSAFHENFRRHTALTPGEYRRLGSSDGFTLTLPDDFQGGYALRVIGRDAESAVERVEGGTAYKAVRLAGRPAVLVMEVADGRVRCRVEAAHEPDSETMRQAHAISLRLLGLTMDPAPFERRLTENPALLPLIEGRRGLRIPQTADAFEGIVWAIAGQQVNLPFAYALRRDLARLCGEPAGRGLRAHPTAEAVAALGYDDLTALRFSRRKAEYLVDTARLVVTGELPLDSFADVPATEVERRLGAVRGFGPWSVHYFMMRACGFADCVPVGDTGLSTGLMNFFGMDHRPGADEVRSLMEPFAPFRSLATFHLWMSLGDPA